The following nucleotide sequence is from Phycisphaera sp..
TCGAAGATCGGGGCGCGGGCAGCCAGGCCGAAGTCGACCAGAAGCTGTCCGCCCTGCGCCGGGCCGAGCGTGAAGCTTCCGCCCTTGACCAGCGATCGCGGTCGATCCCCTCCAGGCGGGCGGCGGTCCAGGCCAACCTCGCTTCGCAAGAGGCAGAACTCGGCGTCGCACGCGAGAATCTTGAGCGTGCCACAGTCATCGCTCCGATCGATGGCGTGCTCCAGGACGTGTTCCTCGACACGGGCGATTATGCCCAAGTTGGTACTGAAGTCGCCCGGATCGTCGACCTAGCGCGGCTCGAGCTGCCCCTCTCATTGCCCGCGTCGGCCGCTGATGACATCGCCATCGGCGACGAGGTCGAGGTCTCGCTGGAGTCGGGATCTGCCGCACGCTGGAAGGGCCGCATCAGCCGCCTCGCACCCGAGGCGGATGCCCAGACCCGCTCGATCCGCGTCTTTGTTGAGGTCACGCAAGAACTGGAAACCGACCAGAGCGGCATGCTGGCACCCGCCACGGGCCAGATGCTCCGACCTGGCATGTTCGTCGTCGGGCGTGTGCGGCCCAGCCAGCCTCTGGCCCACCTGCTCGTACCACGCCGGGCAGTCGTGCAAGGGGGCGTGCTCGTGGCCGAGATGAACTCGCCCGCGCGCGCTGAGCGCGTTGAAGTCGAGACGCTCTTTGCCTTGGAGGGCAGCTTCGACGGCGCTCCCGAGGGCGAGACGCAGTGGTATGCGGTGCAAGCCGAGATCCAGGAAGGCCAGCGTGTGCTGGTCAGCAACCTCGACGATCTCCGCGATGGCTCGCCCATCCGTCTGGGCGAGGCCGGGGACACGCCATGAGCCTGCCAGCCTTTGGCGTCCGCAAGCCGGTCGTGGCCAACTTGGTCATGTTCGCCATCATCGGCGCGGGTGTGCTGCTGGGCATGGGGTTGCGGCGCGAGTTCTTCCCCGAGGTGAGCGCGAACCGCGTGGTCGTTTCCGCACCGTACCCCGGCGCTTCGCCCGACGAGATCGAGCGTTCGCTGGCGATCAAGATCGAGGACCGCGTCTCGGACCTTCGCGATGTGGTGGAGATCAACACAACCGTCACCGAAGGCAGCGCCCAGCTCATCATCGAGTTTCAGGATTCGATCGACATCGATGAGGCCGTCAGCGACGTGAAGCGAGAGGTCGACGCCCTCCAGGATCTGCCCGAGCAGTCCGAACGCATCATCGTTGACAAGCTCGAACCCAATCTGCCGGCCATCATCGTCTCGATCTTCGGCGACACAAGCGAACGGGCCCTCAAAGAAGCCGCCCTGGCTATCCGCGAGGATCTGCGCGCCCTGCCCGGCATGGCCGACGTCACCATCGACGGCATCCGCACCGACGAGATCCGCGTCGAGGTCAGGCCACAGGCGATGGTCGAGCACCAACTGAGCCTCCCCGCGATCGCCGATCGTGTGCGCGCTTCCATGCAAGAACTCCCCGGCGGCACCGTCCGCACCGGCACACAGACGCTCTCGGTACGCACCGTACGAGTCGAGGAAGATTCACAGCTCATCGCCAACATCGTGGTCAAGAGCGGGGGTGGCCGGGTGCTGCGGCTTGGCGACATCGCCGAAGTGACGTACGGCTTCCGCGACACCGACCTCATCACGCGCTTCGAGGGCAAGCCCGCCGTCTCGCTGACCTGCTTCCAGGTGGGCGACTCGGACGTGGTCACGATCGCCGAGATCGCCAAGGCCTACACCGCCGGCATGCGGGGCGACCCGATCGAGTTAACAATCGGGGAGCGCATCTCCAAAGCCATGCGGGCGATGCAAAACCAGCAACTCGAGAGGCAGGGCAAACCCCTCGACCTCAGCCCGGTGTCCGACCGCCTTCTCGCCTATGAGGAAGGCCAGAAGTGGATCGGCCGCCTGCCCGGCGAGGCCCGAATCACCACCGACTTGGCACGGTTCGTAACAGGCCGGCTCAATCTCCTCACGCGCAACGCGCTACAGGGCGGCGCGCTGGTGTTCCTGGTGCTCGTGCTGCTGCTCAACTGGCGGGTGTCGTTCTGGGTGGCCATTGGCCTGGTCATCTCGCTGGCGGGCACCATCGCCATGATGCGCCTCACCGGCATCACCCTCAACCTGCTCACGATGTTCGGGCTGATCATCGTCATCGGCATTCTGGTCGACGACGCCATCGTGGTGGCCGAGAACATCGTCGCGCGCCACGAAGAGGGCATGTCACCCACACAGGCGGCCATCGAGGGCGCGGGGCAGGTGTCCTGGCCAGTCGTAACCACCGTGCTGACCACCGTGTTCGCGTTCCTGCCGCTCGCGCTGATCGAGGGCCAGATTGGCGATTTCCTAGCGGCGTTACCCATCGTGGTGGCCGTCTCGCTGCTTGTCTCGCTGATCGAGTCGCTGTTCATATTGCCAAGCCACATGGCGCACACGCTGCGTAAGTCCGACAAAGCCGAACGCACCGGCAAGGTCTCCCGCCTCTCCCGCTTCGAGGCTCGCTACGACCGCGCCCGCGATGGCCTGTTCACCCATGTGCTCATCCCGCACTACACCAGGCTGCTGGTCAAGTGCCTGAGGTATCGCTATCTCACGCTGACGGTGGCGATCTCTGCCATCGTTGTTTCGGCGGCCATGGTCGTGGGTGGGAAATTGGAGTTTATTTTCTTCGAAGTCGAAGACGCCGAGTCGATCAACGTTACGCTGCGCATGCCCATCGGCACGCCCGTGGGCGAGACCGACGCCATCGTACGTCGCATCGAGCAATCCTCGCTCGCCCAACCCGAGGTGGCCAGCGCGTACTCGTCGGTGGGTGCCATCGGCGACGTGAACGGCGAGGGCGGCGACATCGCCCAGCCCCACCTGGGCCAGATCTTCCTCGAGCTCAATCCCGTCGAGCAGCGCGACCGCACGAGCAACGACGTGATCCTGGCCATTCGCGACCAGCTTGGCGAGCTGCCCGGCGTCAAAAGCCTGCGCTTCGAGCCCATCGGCGGCGGACCGGGCGGCGTGGCCATCAGCCTGGGCATCGTGGGTGACAACACCGAGCAGGCAACGGTGGTCGCCGATCGCCTCAAGGACATGCTCGACGAGATCGAGGCGGTCTTCGACATCGAGGACGACGCCGACGCCGGCCAGCGCGAGCTGCGATTCGATCTCAAAGACGGAGCAACAGAACTCGGCTTCACGCGGGCGCTCCTGGGTGAGCAGATCCGCGGCGCGGTCTTCGGGCTCGAGCCCCACACCTTCGCCGGCAATCGCGAGGACGTCAAGGTCCGCGTCACGCTGCCCAAGGCCACCCGATCGAGCCCGGTCGCCATCGAGGACACCTATGTGTTCGCGCCATCCGGCCAGGCCGTGCCGCTGATCGAGGTCGCCACGATCGAGGAAGGCCGCGGCTACGCCACCGTGCGCCGGCTCGACCGCGAGCGCATCATCACCGTCAGCGCCGACGTCAACCGACAGCTTGGCAACCCCGAGGAGATCGTCGCGTCGCTACGGTCGAAATTGGTCGAGCTGGAACGCGAGTTCCCCAGCGTGCAGATCGTCGAACGTGGGCGGCAGAAGGATGTGGCCGAGAGCTTCGCGACGCTGCCGCTGGGCATGGCGGTCGCAGCAGGGCTCATCTTCGTCACGCTCGCGTGGCTGTTTTCCAGCTACCTCCAGCCGCTCATCGTGATGGCGGCGATCCCATTCGCGACGGTTGGCATGATCTGGGGCCACATCGCCCTGGGCTTCGCGATGACGTTCCTCTCGCTCATCGGCTTCGTCGCGCTCTCGGGCATCGTGGTGAACGACTCGCTCATCTTCATGGAGTTCTTCAATGAACGCCGGCGCGGTGCCGCGGGCTTGCCACTCGCGCTCGTTCGTGCCGGCCGCGCCCGCTTGCGACCCATCCTGCTCACGACCATCACCACCGTGCTGGGCCTCACGCCGCTCATGCTCGAGCAATCGTTCCAGGCCCGGTTCCTGATCCCGATGGCCATCACGATCGCGTGCGGGCTCATGTCGGCTACGGCCATCATCTTGCTGGTGCTGCCATCGATGCTGGCGATCCTGAGTGACATCAAGGCCCTGACGCGCATGGCCTGGACGGGTTCGATGACCAAGGAAACCAATGGCAACGGAGAGCCCGAACAACCCGCCGCCACGGGCCCTTAAACTCGCCCGCGGCATCATGCGCATCGGCGTGATCATCGCGGTCATGGGAGTGCTGCTCTTGGCCATCGGCCTGATCTTCTCACCCGACCGGGCCATGATCTTTCCGGCTTCCATCGCCGGGCCGTTGCCACCACCGCCCAATGGCGTCCAGGCCATGCAGACCGACGCGGGGGTGGTGTGGTTCCTGCCGGCCACAACCACCGAACCCGCCCCGGCCATCATGCTCTTCCACGGCAACGGCGAGAATATCGCCAGCACGCTCTCGACCGCCAAGGTGTACCAGTCGCGAGGGCTGGCGGTTGCGCTCGTCGAGTACCCCGGTTACGGCGGCACACCCGGCAAGCCAACCCAAGCCTCGGCCACCACAGCCGCAGTCGCCGCATACGACACGATCAAGGCACGCGATGGCATCGACGCCGATCTCGTCTTTACCCACGGCTTCTCACTTGGCGGGGGTGTCGCAGCGCAGCTCGCCCGGCGCCGCCCGCTTGCGGGGCTGATCCTCGAGTCAACGTTCTCGAGCCTGACGGCGATGTACCGATCGATGCGCGTCCCGGGGTTTCTGTGCCGCGATCCGTTCCGCACCGACCTGGTTCTCGCGAACTTCGATCGCCCCGTGCTGCTGATTCATGGCAAGCAGGACACCATCGTGCCGCCCATCCATAGCCAGCGCCTGCATGAGATCGCGTCCGATTCGGTGTACCTGGAAACAGACGGCGGCCACAACGATGGGCCGTCGGACCCAGAGGCCTACTGGAGGGCCATCGACGACCTGATCGCCCGTTCTACGGAGCCTTGAGCTAGCCCCGCAACCGAACCACCGCGCTCTGGCGGCGACCGCCGCTGACGAACTCGACACGCACACCGGTGCTCAGGTCTGCCTTCTCCATCACGCCGATGAGTTGCTCGACCGTTCGGACTTCCCGGCCGTTGACGCCCAGGATCACGTCGCCCTTGGTAATATTCAGAGCGCTCGCTGGCGTCTCTGGATCAACCTCGATCACCAGCACGCCCTCGCTCGGCATGCCGGGGAAGAGCAACGGCACGCTCTGATCGATCGTCGACCCCTGGACCCCGAGTACGCTGACCGCCTGGGCCCGCTCCATCGCTTGTTCGAGTGCGCGTCGCTCTGCCTGGTGCTGCTCGCGATACGCGAGGGCTCGCAGCTGATCGCTCCCGGTAACCTCAGCCTCGAGTTCGAGGGTCTGGCCATCACGGACAATCTGCAACGTGATCGGCGTCCCGGGACGCGTCAGGCCTACGAGGTTTCGCAAGCGGTTGAAGTTCTCGGTTTGGCGGCCGTTGATCGCGATGATGATGTCGCCGGGCCGGATGCCAGCGAGATCGGCCGGACCGTTGTCAATCACCGTTTGCACGTACACGCCAATCGGCAGGTCTTGTCCGGTATCGGCCGCAACATCCGAGGTATTGACCAGGTCGCTCACGCCCAGGAAGCCCTGCTCGAGCTGGCCGGTTTCTCGGACGTTCTCAAACACGCTGGTGGCGATCGCGCTGGGGATGGCAAAGCCGATGCCCACCGAACCCCCGCCATCGGACGAGGCGATCATCGAGTTGATGCCCACGAGCTCGCCGTGCAGGTTCACCAGTGGCCCACCACTGTTGCCGGGGTTGATGGCCGCGTCGGTCTGGATGAACTCCTCGAAACGATCGACACGCTGCCGTGTTGCCTGGCGTGGTGCCAGGCCACTGCGGCCCTTGGCGCTCACGATGCCCGCCGTCACGGTGTGGTCGAGCCCGAACGGGCTGCCCACGGCTACGACCCAGTCGCCCACTTGCAACCCATCACTATCGGCAATGCGGGCTGGGATCAGGTCTTTGGCCTCGAGTTGCAAAACCGCGAGGTCGGTACCGGGGTCCGAGCCGACACGCTGGGCCGGCACTGTCCGCCCATCGGACAGCGTGACCAGGATTTCATCGGCACCCTGCACCACGTGGTGATTCGTCAGAGCGAACCCGTCGGCGGTGACGATCACACCGGAACCAACACCAGCGGGCAAGGTTTCTTCCTCTCGCACGATGCGGCCGAACTGGTCACGCACCGTGCGATACACCCGCCGGGCGGTCTGGATGTGGATCACCGATGGCTCGATGTTCTGCGAGGCGTGGCGGAACACGCGGCTGAGGCTGCCCGCGAAGGCAACATCAGCCTGGACGTCTGCCGGCACGTTGGCACCAGCCTGATCCTTCGGCGTGGCGAAGACCAGACCCGTATCGGCCTCGTCGCCCCGCTGCCCCGCTCCCGCGTCCTTGGGGAGCAAAGAAACGGCAATCCCGGTGACGGCCACCATCACGGCAGCGCACAGCACGGTCATCCTGATCGACATGCGCACCTCCTGTACTCAGGGACTGTATTGGCCAAGCCCCCGCCATGTTCACCCTTGATGGGACGCGCGAGCGGGTTCTTGCTGTCGATAGCAATTTGTTCGGATGTTATTGGGCTAAGTTCCGCGCCGATTACCGAAAAGCTCGATATGGAGCCTGTGGCAGTACCGCCAGCCTCGAGCCAGGCAGGTTTCCACAAGCCAGCCAAGCCCGGCAGGGTCGGGGCTAGCCACGCCCTCGGGCATCAGCAACACGTCCCGGGCAGCGACATGGGGCAGCCGCGACAGCACGGCCTCAATCTCGGGCAGGTCGGCCGGCGAGGCAACCACAAACTTGAGCTGCCGCTCGCGGTGATCGACCAGCAAGGCGTTCAATGCGTCGAAGTCCAATCTCTTCTTCTCGTGCCGGATGGCCAACGCCCCGCTCGGATCACGCGGGTCGTCGACGGGCGTGCTGTTGGCCAGCTTCGGGCTCAGGCTCAGCAGGTCGCAGTGCACCGGCCGGTGGACGGTGCCGGCGGTCTCGATGGTCACGTGGATGCCCATCTCCGCCAGGCCGCGCGAGAGGTCGGCGATGGCCTCGAAGATCATCGGCTCGCCTCCGGTCAGCACGGCGTGAGAGAGGCCCGACGTCCTGGCCTCGCCCAGCAAGTCCCTGACCCGGCGCTGCTCGCCCTTGGGCTCCCAGCTCGCGTAGGGCGTGTCGCACCACGAGCACCGCAGGTTGCACCCCGCCACGCGCACGAACCACGAGGGCACGCCGGTCAGCTTGCCCTCGCCCTGGATAGAGACGAACGTCTCGGCGATCGGCAGCGCGGGCCCGCTCATGCGTACCTCGTCGGGTCTTGCACGCCGGCGGCCTCGAACCCCCGCCGCCGCAGGATGCACGCGTCGCAGCGCCCGCACGCGATCGGCCCGTGCTCAACCTTGGTGGGGTCATAGCACGAGGTCGTGAGCGCAAAGTCCACGCCCGCGTCCAGCCCGGCGCGCACGATCTCGGCCTTGCTCATCTCCAACAACGGCGTGCGTACGCCCAGGGGGTGGTCTTCCTGCGTCCCACGGCGCGTCGCCAGCGTTGCCGCCTTCGCGAAGGCATCAACGAACTCGGGCCGGCAGTCGGGGTAGCCCGAGTAGTCCACGGCATTGACACCGATGAACACGTCGCTCGCGCCCAGCGTCTCGGCAAGGGCCGTCGCGATCGAGAGGAACACGAGATTGCGGGCCGGCACGTACGTGGAGGGGATGTCGCCCTCGCCCGGCTCGGCACCGCCCTTGGGAACATCGCCTCCAGTCGTGAGCGAAGATCCGGCGAAGGGCCCAACATCCAACGAATACACGGTGTGCGACGCGGCCGCGAGCTGGCCGGCGACGAGGCGGGCGCAGCGGATCTCCGCCTTGTGCCGCTGGCCGTAGTCGAATGTCAGCGCGTGGCACTCGAATCCCTCACGCCTTGCCAAGGCCAGGCAGGTCGCGCTATCGAGCCCACCACTGAGCAGGACCACCGCCGCGGTCATCTCGCGCTCGCGTTCTTGCGCAAGATTGCCCCGCGAGCGGTCGCGCCGAGCTCGGTGAACTTGCGCTCGAAGTTGCTGCCAATCAGCCCCCCCTCGGGCGCCGAAGGCAGCTTGGGCAGGTCCTCTCGCGTGAAGGGCGGCGACGCAAACCCATCGGGCACGCCCTCGCACCACCGGGCGAATTGCCGCTCGTAGAACGCCCACAACTCGTCGTGGTCGGTCGCGACCCGAAGCTCCCCGTTCGGGCGCAGCACACGCCAGCAGTCGGCCAGGAAGCCATCCTGCAGCACCCGGTTCTTGTGGTGCTTGCGCTTGGGCCAGGGATCGGAGTAGTACAGGTGGAGCGTGTGGACGCACCCGTCGGCCACCCGCCACTTCAGGAACGCCACCGCGTCGTCCCGCAGCACCCGGGCGTTCACGATCGCCCCGGCTTCCCGATGCCGGCGCACGCGGTCCGCCGTGTAGAAGTACACGTCGGGATCCTGCTCGATGGCCAGGAAGTTGCTCTGCGGCCTCGCTTGTGCGGCCTCGACCAGATACCCGCCCTTGCCGGGGCCGACCTCGATCTCCAATGGGTGATCGGAATGCTCGAACCATCGCGATGGATCGTGCCGGGCAGACTCCGGCCGTTCGAGCAGGTCATCGGGCAGCGTGCCCAACTCTTCCTTCGAGACACCCACCACACCCGGCGCGGCGTCGAGGGTCTTGCCACGGCCCAAGTCGGTGCCCATCAGTTGGCCCCCGTTTGCGATGTGAGAGTCTTGCTCATGATGAGGCTCTGGTAGTTGGTGTACGGCCAGTGCCACGACTGGACCACGCGGTAGCCCCGCCGCTCGTAATACCCACGCAGCGGCACGTCAGGCTCGGCCATGCTGAGCGCCAACTCGGACGCCCCCAGTGCGAGAGTTTCCTGCTCGACACGCCCGAGCAATGCCACTCCCACACCGGCACGCTGCAGCCCTGGATCGACCGCGAACTGCGAGAAGTGCGTCACGTCCTTGCGAAGGAACCATGGCGGAAACGCGGCGTCCTCGCGTTCCTGAAAGAGGATCGCCCCGAGCAATCGCGTTGCAAAACCGGCCGATGGCGGGCCATCCGAGGGCTTGAGCGCGACGAACGCCTGGCCCCGATAGCAGCGCTGCCGGGTGATCTCGACCGATTGGCGGCCGGCCAGGGGGTCCATCCCCCGCTCCCGCTGGCCCGCGTACGCCCGGTGCAACAGGTCCGTGATCGGGGCGATCGGGTCGGTGGCCAGCAACGCGCGGACCTCCACTGGGGTAGCGCCTTGCCGGCCAGGCATGGCCCGGGGTTGGTTGGTGTCAGGGCGGGCCATCCGGCGTCTGGGAGCCTCCGAGGCTGAGTCGTGCGAGAAACGGTAACGCTAGACTCGCCAGGTGCCCGCAACGAATCACAACCCAGCATCTATCGACGCACAGGCGACATCCATCGAGGTGCGTATTCGATATTGCGAATGCGATCCCATGGGCGTAGCCCACCACGCCAGTTATGCGCCCTGGCTCGAGATGGCCCGCACCGAGGCCCTCCGCGTGAGCGGGAAGACGTACGCCCAGATGGAAGCCTCGGGGGTGTTCCTGGTCGTGACCAGACTCGAACTGGCCTATCGCCGCCCTGCGCGGTACGACGACGTGCTGCGCATCTCGTGTGCCGCAAGCATCGCAGGGCGGGCCCGACTGCGGCACGAGTATCGGATCGAACTCATCGAAGCCGGCGACGCACAACACGGTCGGACCAACGACCAACCACTGGCGACCGCCACCACGGAACTGGCGTGTGTTGATGCCACGGGGCGGCCCTGCCCGATGCCTCAGTGGCTGGTGGACGTGGTCCGAGGCTGACCTGCACCGCGCGGAGATCCGATTGGGCGACACCAACGACATGCCACAGACCACACCGAAACGCCGCTCGCGGCGTCGGCGGTGGTTGTGGCGCGTGTCGTGGCTGGCTTTGATCGTAAGCCTCCTGGGGGCAACCGCCATCGGCCTGCTCTTTACGCCTGCGGCGGGCGTGATCCTGCGCCCCAAGCTCGAGCAGGAACTTGGTGTCCGGACCGAGGGTGGCTCTTTGCGGATGGACCTCGGCGGCGACATCATTATCCGTGATGTGACCTTCCGCACACCCGACGTTGCCGGTGGACCGGTCGGCGAGGCGTCCCGGTTCCTCGTCATCAAGCATGGTCGCATCCTGCTGTGGTGGCGCGGCAAGCTGCGCGGCCAGTCGCTGGTGCGCCGCGTCGAGGTGTTCGACGCTGATGTCAGGCTCAGCAAGCCCTTCGACGACTTCGATCTCAACATCCTGGCGATCGAGCCGCCACAGAAGGCGGGCCCGAGCGGGCCGCTGCCGAGCATCATCGTTCACAGGGCCCAAATCCTGCTCGGTGAGCACAATACCAGCGGCGACATAACCGAGCTGCGCACGCTTCCCATGGTCGCATCGCTGAGAAACTCTCGCGATGAACCAGGAGCCTATGACGTCACGGCTTTCGAGGATCCGAAACTCAGCACGAGCGCGAAACCCCTGCGGTTCGAGGGCAGCCTGGGGCCGAATGGTTTTTCTGGCAAACTCGGCGGCATCGATATGGCGGATTTTCCGCCCGAGACCATACCTGTCCAACTCCGTGATACGTATACCGAGTTAGCCGTGGCCGGGCGTACACGCGGCGCGACCGTGCGATACAACCGGGCGCTCGACGTTCTCGAATTGGTGCTCGATTTCCAGGAGGCGTCACCCTTTCCGGCACCGTTCACCGAGGATTCGGATATCAGCGCGCGTCTCGACCTTCGGTTACCCGTGCCTACCGACGAGCAGGGCACGCTCCAGCCGCTCATTCCGGCCAGCGGCAGCGGGCAGCTCCGCCTCGTGCAGCGACCCGCCCCGGTCAATGGCACGGGCGTCTCGTGGCGCAGCGTGCAGGCACCCGAGGAACCGGGCGAGATCGGGTTGGGCCAACGCACGTTCATGATCGAGGGCCGGCTCAACAGCACGATCGAGGACGCGAACGCCCAGATCGACATGCGGCTGTGGATCGGTGGTGCCACGCCGCTCTATGAGTTCGAGGTCGCCACGGCCGAGCCGTACGAGTTCAGCCTAGCTACGCCCTGGCTGCACCGAGAGACGCCCGTGCTGCAGACGGTTTCCAAGGTTCTCGACATGCTTGAACCCGCGGGCACCGTCTCGCTCATCGCACGAGTGTCGCAGGTAGCCGAAGGTGATGGCGTGCGGCAGAGCGTCGAGGGCCGCGGCACCATCCGTGACGCGAGCATGCGGTTCGAGCACTTTCCGTATCCGATAGGCGGGGTGTCCGGCACCATCGAACTCGATGATGGCCAGATCCGCCTTGTCGGGCTGCGCGGCTCGACACCTTCGGGTTCGGAAGTGCTCGCGTCCACGACCATCACGCTCGACCAGGTCGCCACAGGCGTCGACGTCGACGTGCAAGCCTTTGGCGTGCCCTACGACGAGACGCTCCGGCAGACGCTCGACGAGGTCGCCCCGGAGATCCGTGAGATCATCTTGAACGAGGACGCGCTGGCCTCGGCGTACAGCGATGGGCTCGTTCGCGAGCCCGGAGCGATCGGTCGAGCGCCCGCCTTTGCCTTGGGCGGTGAGGCCGACGCGCACGTGCGTGTGATCCGTCGGCCGGGCGTCAATGGCAGCACGACCGTCAACGTCGAGGTCCGCACGAGCGGTTTTGGTCTTGTGCCAGAGGCCTTTCCGGTTCCCGTCATTATCGATGACGCGCTGTTGACCATTGACTTACCGTCGGAGCTGGAGACGTTGGCCATGGGACGCCCCCAAGCGGTCCGCATCGAGGCCCAGGACGCACGGGCGACAACGGTCGCTGGCGGCGAGGCCAAGCTGTCCGTCGTCGTGAGCGTCCCGATCGATGTTCCGTCGGATCAGGACCGAGCCACGACCGTTGACGTGACTGTCGATGCCCAGAACGTGCCCGTCCACGAACCGCTGCTTGCCGCCGTGCCGGGTGGTAGTAGCGAGGGCGAGCAGCCGGACGGACCCCGCGGCTTGCTCCGCGCTCTGGGGCCGAAGGGCGAAATCAACGCCCTGGTGCGGATCTTGCGCGACGAATCGGGCGAGATTGACTGGTGGGCCGAGATCGTACCGCAAGATGCCTCGCTCGTGCCCGCCCCGCTCGATGCCCGGCAGCCGTTAGCCATCGAAGGCCTGATGGGTACCATCCGCGTGGATGGCGACGGCCTCCGTGGAGAAGTTGCCGGCATGACCAGACGAGGCGGCGCCGTTCGCGCAAACTTTCGAGCCAACTTCGGGCGGGACAGCGCGATCGTCGTGCTGACCTCAGAAGACCTGAATCTCGAATGCCCCGTGGAAGACGCCGTTGCCGTCTTCGCTCCCGAGCTCGCACGTTCACTGCTCGCAGCACGCGATACCTTCGATGTGCGCGGCATAGCCGACGTCTCGACCAGTGTGCGCAAGGCCGGCGAAGACGTCTCGGCCGAGGTCCGCGTGTCCCGAGTAGACCGGCTGCGCTTCGACTGGCTCGATGGCCGCATGGGCCTGGACAACGGCCGTGGCACGATCATAGTCTCGACCACCGACGAGGGGCCGCTGGTCAGCTTCGATCGCGTGCTGGCCGAAGGCAGCTTCGAGAACGAACCCATCGGCCGCGTCCGCTTGCGAGGCGAGATGCCGATCGATGCCCTACGCGATGCCGGCAGCCGGTTTACCCGACCTACCACGCTGGATCTCGAAGTCCAGGGCGGACGCCTCGAATCGAAACTCCTCCGCACGCTCGCCGGCAACCGCAGCGCGTCGGGGGCCGAGTCGCTCCTGGGTCTCTGGGATATTCGCGGCGAGTACGACGCCTTGGTGGCCCTCGAAACACCGGCGTATTCCGGTGATGGGCCGGGTGCCAAACCTCTTCGGGCCTTCGAACTCTCGCCCTACGACGCCTCCATGATCCGCAACGGCACGCGCATCGACGTGCCCTGGGTCAGCGGCGTGGTTGCCGGCCAGGAACTGGCACCCAGCGACGATGGCCCGGGTGGAACCGCCCGATACGCGGGCGAAGTCGACTACCTGACCCTCGGCGGCGACGACTGGTGGGTCTCGCTCGACGGCTATTGGCGTGCCGACGGCGGCAGCGAGAGCGAGTTCGAAGTCTCGCTCGATGGCCAGATCCGCGAATCGGAAGATGGCGTCACGCACGCGCACGGTTTGCCGGCGCCACTGATCGGCATATTGCCCCCGGGTGTCGGT
It contains:
- a CDS encoding efflux RND transporter periplasmic adaptor subunit, which gives rise to MRKALPLATRVLVGVLLLGGAIGLLQVLKATKAEPALSENAGLPPLVRTVQVQRVVTARPWTGYGTVRAMSSARVAVQVAGRVVERPDTIEAGLAVSEGDLLLRIDPTDFQRRVAALEGLMAALEAELDQLDIEAESLDDQLTLVLEEEDIARREYQRARGVFEDRGAGSQAEVDQKLSALRRAEREASALDQRSRSIPSRRAAVQANLASQEAELGVARENLERATVIAPIDGVLQDVFLDTGDYAQVGTEVARIVDLARLELPLSLPASAADDIAIGDEVEVSLESGSAARWKGRISRLAPEADAQTRSIRVFVEVTQELETDQSGMLAPATGQMLRPGMFVVGRVRPSQPLAHLLVPRRAVVQGGVLVAEMNSPARAERVEVETLFALEGSFDGAPEGETQWYAVQAEIQEGQRVLVSNLDDLRDGSPIRLGEAGDTP
- a CDS encoding efflux RND transporter permease subunit → MSLPAFGVRKPVVANLVMFAIIGAGVLLGMGLRREFFPEVSANRVVVSAPYPGASPDEIERSLAIKIEDRVSDLRDVVEINTTVTEGSAQLIIEFQDSIDIDEAVSDVKREVDALQDLPEQSERIIVDKLEPNLPAIIVSIFGDTSERALKEAALAIREDLRALPGMADVTIDGIRTDEIRVEVRPQAMVEHQLSLPAIADRVRASMQELPGGTVRTGTQTLSVRTVRVEEDSQLIANIVVKSGGGRVLRLGDIAEVTYGFRDTDLITRFEGKPAVSLTCFQVGDSDVVTIAEIAKAYTAGMRGDPIELTIGERISKAMRAMQNQQLERQGKPLDLSPVSDRLLAYEEGQKWIGRLPGEARITTDLARFVTGRLNLLTRNALQGGALVFLVLVLLLNWRVSFWVAIGLVISLAGTIAMMRLTGITLNLLTMFGLIIVIGILVDDAIVVAENIVARHEEGMSPTQAAIEGAGQVSWPVVTTVLTTVFAFLPLALIEGQIGDFLAALPIVVAVSLLVSLIESLFILPSHMAHTLRKSDKAERTGKVSRLSRFEARYDRARDGLFTHVLIPHYTRLLVKCLRYRYLTLTVAISAIVVSAAMVVGGKLEFIFFEVEDAESINVTLRMPIGTPVGETDAIVRRIEQSSLAQPEVASAYSSVGAIGDVNGEGGDIAQPHLGQIFLELNPVEQRDRTSNDVILAIRDQLGELPGVKSLRFEPIGGGPGGVAISLGIVGDNTEQATVVADRLKDMLDEIEAVFDIEDDADAGQRELRFDLKDGATELGFTRALLGEQIRGAVFGLEPHTFAGNREDVKVRVTLPKATRSSPVAIEDTYVFAPSGQAVPLIEVATIEEGRGYATVRRLDRERIITVSADVNRQLGNPEEIVASLRSKLVELEREFPSVQIVERGRQKDVAESFATLPLGMAVAAGLIFVTLAWLFSSYLQPLIVMAAIPFATVGMIWGHIALGFAMTFLSLIGFVALSGIVVNDSLIFMEFFNERRRGAAGLPLALVRAGRARLRPILLTTITTVLGLTPLMLEQSFQARFLIPMAITIACGLMSATAIILLVLPSMLAILSDIKALTRMAWTGSMTKETNGNGEPEQPAATGP
- a CDS encoding alpha/beta hydrolase: MRIGVIIAVMGVLLLAIGLIFSPDRAMIFPASIAGPLPPPPNGVQAMQTDAGVVWFLPATTTEPAPAIMLFHGNGENIASTLSTAKVYQSRGLAVALVEYPGYGGTPGKPTQASATTAAVAAYDTIKARDGIDADLVFTHGFSLGGGVAAQLARRRPLAGLILESTFSSLTAMYRSMRVPGFLCRDPFRTDLVLANFDRPVLLIHGKQDTIVPPIHSQRLHEIASDSVYLETDGGHNDGPSDPEAYWRAIDDLIARSTEP
- a CDS encoding trypsin-like peptidase domain-containing protein, producing MSIRMTVLCAAVMVAVTGIAVSLLPKDAGAGQRGDEADTGLVFATPKDQAGANVPADVQADVAFAGSLSRVFRHASQNIEPSVIHIQTARRVYRTVRDQFGRIVREEETLPAGVGSGVIVTADGFALTNHHVVQGADEILVTLSDGRTVPAQRVGSDPGTDLAVLQLEAKDLIPARIADSDGLQVGDWVVAVGSPFGLDHTVTAGIVSAKGRSGLAPRQATRQRVDRFEEFIQTDAAINPGNSGGPLVNLHGELVGINSMIASSDGGGSVGIGFAIPSAIATSVFENVRETGQLEQGFLGVSDLVNTSDVAADTGQDLPIGVYVQTVIDNGPADLAGIRPGDIIIAINGRQTENFNRLRNLVGLTRPGTPITLQIVRDGQTLELEAEVTGSDQLRALAYREQHQAERRALEQAMERAQAVSVLGVQGSTIDQSVPLLFPGMPSEGVLVIEVDPETPASALNITKGDVILGVNGREVRTVEQLIGVMEKADLSTGVRVEFVSGGRRQSAVVRLRG
- a CDS encoding 7-carboxy-7-deazaguanine synthase QueE, whose product is MSGPALPIAETFVSIQGEGKLTGVPSWFVRVAGCNLRCSWCDTPYASWEPKGEQRRVRDLLGEARTSGLSHAVLTGGEPMIFEAIADLSRGLAEMGIHVTIETAGTVHRPVHCDLLSLSPKLANSTPVDDPRDPSGALAIRHEKKRLDFDALNALLVDHRERQLKFVVASPADLPEIEAVLSRLPHVAARDVLLMPEGVASPDPAGLGWLVETCLARGWRYCHRLHIELFGNRRGT